Within the Herbaspirillum sp. RTI4 genome, the region GGTCATTGCTGAAGGCATAGAAACACAGGCCGAGCTGCTGACCGTGCGCGACATGGGCATCGCCTGCGGTCAGGGTTATCACATAGGACGGCCGCATATCGCCCCCAGCACCAGCATCAGCGATGAGATGGTCAAGCTGCTGCGCCGCGAGAAAACCCCCTTGCCGGCCAACAATGCGCACGGCAAAAACAGGGCGACCGTCCTCAAGCTGCTGCGCGTAGTCACGCCGATTTCACCCGACATGCCCAATGATCAGGTCTATGCACTGTTCGTCAACAATCCCGATTTGCAAACCCTGCCAGTAGTGAGCGACTCCATTCCGGTCGGCCTGATCAACCGCTACAGCATGGTGGAACGCTATGCGCGGCTGTACGGGCGCGAACTGCATGGCAAAAAATCCTGTACGTTTTTTATGGATTCGCAGCCGCTGCTGACCGATCAGCACACCAGCCTGCAAGATCTCAGTCACATTCTGGTTCAGGCGGAAGCGCACCATTTGGCGAATGGCTTCATCATTACCGACGAGGGACGTTATCTGGGCATGGGCAGCGGCCACGACCTGTTGCGCGAAATTACGCAAATGCAAATGGACGCCGCCCGTTACGCCAATCCGCTGACGCAGTTACCGGGCAATGTGCCGATCAACGAGCATATCGAGTACCTGCTGCAAAACGGCGTCCATTTTTGTATTTGCTATTGCGATCTGGATCACTTCAAACCGTTCAACGACATCTACGGCTATCGGCGCGGCGACGACATGATCCAGATGACCGGAAGAATTCTGAGCGAACACTGCGACCCCGATCACGATTTCATCGGCCATATCGGCGGCGACGATTTCCTGATCATGTTTCAGAGTCCCGACTGGCAAAACCGCTGCGAAAAAATACTGGCCGAATTCGGGAAGGTCAGCGCCGTGTTTTATAACGAAGATGACCGCCTGCGCGAGGGCTATTTCAGCGAAAATCGCAAAGGCGGCAGGGAATTCAACCCGCTGGTGAGCCTGTCGCTGGGAGCAGTCCTGATCGAACCAGGACAATATTCCTCTCCGCACCAGATTGCCTCTGCCGCAACCAAGGCAAAAAAACTCGCAAAAAAAACACCGGGCAACAGCCTGTTCATCGAACAGCGCGCACCGGTGTCATTCGCCTGGGCAACCTGACTGCGGTCGGCCGGGTACTCTCCTCTCAAGCCTGCGGCGTCAGTCGCGTCAGGCCACCCAGATAAGGATGCAGCACCTCAGGAATCTCGACGCTGCCGTCGGCTTGCTGGTAGTTCTCCAGCAAGGCCACCAGCGTGCGGCCGACTGCCAGACCAGAACCGTTGAGGGTATGCGCCAGTTCCGGTTTGCCTTGCGCATTGCGGAAACGTGCTTGCATACGGCGCGCCTGAAACGCTTCGCAATTGGAAACCGATGAAATTTCGCGATACGTCCCTTGCGCCGGCAACCACACTTCAATGTCGTAGGTCTTGGCCGAACCGAAACCCATATCGCCGGTACACAAAGTAATCACACGATAAGGCAGGCCGAGTTTTTTCAGGATGCTTTCGGCGTGACCCAGCATTTCTTCCAGCGCGACATACGACTGTTCAGGATGCACCACCTGCACCATCTCGACCTTGTCGAACTGATGCTGACGAATCATGCCGCGCGTATCGCGACCGTAGCTGCCCGCTTCGGAGCGGAAGCAAGGCGAATGCGCCGTCATTTTGAGCGGCAAGGCATCGGCAGCAAGAATTTCATCGCGCACCAGATTGGTCAGCGGCACTTCTGCTGTCGGAATCAGATAGAGCGCGGCAGTTTCAGCTTCGCCTTCCTGACCGCCTTTTTTAACCGCAAACAGATCGGCTTCAAATTTCGGCAATTGTCCGGTGCCACGCAGCGAGTCGGCATTGACGATGTAGGGCGTATAGCATTCGGTATAACCGTGTTCATCCACATGGGTATCGAGCATGAATTGCGCCAACGCCCGATGCAGACGGGCAATGCCGCCCTTCATCACGGCAAAGCGCGAACCGGTCAGTTTGACTGCGACGTCAAAATCCAGTCCCACCGCAGCGCCGACATCGACGTGATCGCGCACCTCGAAATCAAAAGTACGCGGCGTGCCGACCTTGCGCAGTTCGACGTTACCGCTTTCATCGGTGCCGGGCGGCACGGAGGCGTGCGGCAAATTCGGCAGCGTCAGCAAAAAATCGGAGAGTTGCAGCTGCAACTGATCCAGCCGCAGCGAGGAGGTTTTCAGCTCATCGTTGACACCGTTGGCTTCCGCCATCGGCTCCGCCGCATCCTTGCCCTGCCCTTTGAGCATGCCGATCTGCTTGGACAGCGCATTGCGCTTGCCCTGTAATTCTTCGGTACGGGTCTGGATTTGCTTGCGTTCGCCTTCCATGGCGTTGAACGCATCGACATCGAGAATAAATTTACGTGCGGCCAGCCGCTCAGCGACGCCGGCGATGTCTTTGCGCAATAGTTGGATATCGATCATGGAATAGGAATAAAAAAGGAAAAAGGGGCCAATAACGGCAGGGAGCACCGCTCAGGAAATGGCGCTGTGCAAAGGCGGTATTGTAACAAGCGAAGCCGACTGAGAACTCAAGCCTTGCCCGCTTCTTCGTCGAGCCAGCGCAAATGCGCCATTTTTTCAGCGATTTTGGCTTCCAGACCACGCGGTACAGGGCGATACCAGTGCGGCTCCGCCATGCCTTCGGGCAAATAGGTTTCCCCGGCGGCGTAAGCCTCCGGCTCGTCGTGGGCGTAGCGGTACAACTTGCCGTAGCCCAGTTCCTTCATCAGCTTGGTCGGCGCATTGCGCAGATGTTCCGGCACACCGCGCGATTTGTCCTTGGCGACGAAGGCCCGTGCCGCGTTATACGCCATATAGCCGGCGTTGCTCTTGGCGGCAATCGCCAGATAAATTACCGCCTGCGCCAGCGCCAGTTCGCCTTCGGGCGAGCCTAAGCGTTCATAGGTGGCGGCGGCGTCGTTGGCGATCTGCATCGCGCGCGGGTCGGCCAGGCCAATGTCTTCCCACGCCATGCGCACGATGCGACGCGCCAGATAACGCGCATCAACGCCGCCGTCCAGCATGCGGGTAAGCCAGTACAGCGCGCCGTCCGGACTGGAACCGCGCACCGATTTGTGCAGAGCCGAGATCTGGTCGTAAAACGCATCGCCGCCTTTGTCGAAACGACGCAAGGTATCGCCCAGACATTCGATCAGCAAAGCGGCATCGACCTGCGTCTGTTGTTTGGCACTAGCGGCACGGGCCACGATTTCCAGATTATTGAGCAGTTTGCGACCGTCACCATCGGCGCTGGCGATCAGACTGGCTTTGGCGTCCCCGTCGAAGCTCAGTCCGCCCAATTCAGCACTGGCAGCGCGGTCGATGAGCTGGCTCAGATCCTCGTCGGTCAGGGACTTGAGCACGTACACCGCCGCCCGCGACAGCAAGGCGCCGTTGACTTCAAACGAGGGGTTTTCAGTGGTCGCGCCGATGAAGGTGAACAAGCCGCTTTCAACGTGCGGCAGGAAGGCATCCTGCTGGCTCTTGTTGAAGCGATGCACTTCATCGACAAACAGAATAGTGCGACGCCCCGAATTGGCCTTGATGACCTGCGCCCGTTCCACCGCTTCGCGAATATCCTTGACGCCCGACAGCACTGCCGACAAGGCAATGAATTCGGCATTGAAACTATCCGCCATCAGCCGCGCCAGCGTGGTCTTGCCCACTCCCGGCGGACCCCACAGGATCATCGAATGCGGCTCGCCGGATTCAAACGCCACGCGCAGCGGTTTACCTGCGCTGAGCAGATGTTGCTGTCCAATGACATCGTCAAGGGTGCGAGGTCGGAGACGTTCGGCTAACGGCGCGGAATTCATGCAGAGGGAAAGGGGGAAGAGAAATGGACTGCTAGTCTAACCGATACCGGGAGGGTGGCTCTGCGCGTATGCCGGGAGTGCGCTAGAATCCTGCCGGTCTGTGACTGGCTGGCGGCAACGGCATTCCGGCTCTCCTCATCCACTTCACGCCTGACGGCGTTTCTTTCCATGACCTTTGTCGTCACCGATTCCTGCATCGCTTGCAAATACACCGATTGCGTCAGCGTCTGCCCGATGGACTGCTTCATCGAAGGCCCGAATTTCATGGTGATTGACCCGACGACCTGCATCGACTGCTCGATGTGCGTGCCGGAATGTCCGGTGGGCGCGATTTATCACGATATCGACTTGCCGGAGCAACAGCGCCATTTCACTGCGATCAACGCCACGCTGGCCAGACATCCTGACTGGAAGCCGCTCACACAAGCACACGCCCCTTTACCGGATCACGAAAAGTGGCGCACGGTGCAAAACAAGATAGGCATGCTGAAGAATGTAGAAGAAACCACTGCGCTGACCTGAGAGGGTCTTGCTATCACCTCACTACACTCGCGCGGCTTGAGCAGATGCGCCCCCAAGAGATAGCCTGAATCAGTTATTGAACACGTCCGCGCCCTTGGGCACGACAAAGCGGAAAGTCGTCGCATTGAGCGCGGGATTTTTTTCAAAATGGCTTAAGGTGAGCAGCGTTACCTGACCGAAGGAATCGTGCAGCTCCATCGCTTCCGGCAAGCCGTTGCGCAAACCGATGGAGATGCTGTCGAAGGTCGTGTCCTTGGTCTTGGGCGTGGCTTGCAGCCATTCCAGTCCGTCCTTGGATGCCCCTTCCTTCAGCGTGAAATTCTTTTCCAGATCGTTGCTGCCGAACAGGATCGCCGCCGGTGACGAACCGAGCGCGTTGTCCAGTTTCTTGGTCGTGACCTGATTCAGATCCTTGTCGTAGATGTAGAGCTTCTCGCCATCGGCTTGCAGCAACTGGTCGTAGGGCTTTTGATAGGTCCAGATGAATTTGCCGGGACGGGCAAAAACGAAGGTGCCGGTCGATGCGCTCGACACCTTGGCCTTGCCGCTTTCAGTCTTGACCAACCGCTGGCTGAACTCGCCCTTGGCCGACTGGGTGGTAGTGGTAAAACTCTTGAATTGCTCCAGCGCGCTGGCCATTGCCAGTGTCGGCAGCAGCGCCAGCGTCAGTGCGGCAGCGCCGAGCAGGTGGGCTGGTCGTTGCAGGAAGGGATGGGATGACATGGTTTGCTTTCTCATTGCTTGCGTTCTCATTGCTTGCGTTCTCATAGCTTGCTTTTTCATTGCCTTACTCTTCATTGTTGGCGGCACCGACCGGCACCAGAATGTCGCGATTACCGTTCGACTGCATGGCCGACACCAGACCGCTTTGTTCCATTTGTTCCAGCAGACGCGCCGCCCGGTTGTAGCCGATGCGCAAGTGGCGCTGCACCAGCGAAATCGAAGGACGGCGGTTTTTGAGCACCACGGCTACCGCCTGATCGTACAGTTCGTCAGCCTCGCCGCCGGCTGAGGCACCGCCACCGACAGCACCGTCGGCGTCGTCCATCACGCCGCCTTCCAGAATGCCTTCGATGTAGTTCGGTTCGCCTTGCGCCTTCAGATAATCGACGACCCTATGCACCTCCTCATCGGAAACGAAAGCGCCATGCACCCGTATCGGCAGGCCGGTGCCGGGCGGCATGTACAGCATATCGCCCATGCCGAGCAGCGCTTCCGCGCCCATCTGGTCGAGAATGGTGCGGGAATCGATCTTGCTGCTGACCTGGAACGCGATGCGGGTCGGGATATTGGCCTTGATCAGACCGGTAATCACATCGACCGAAGGCCGCTGCGTCGCCAGAATCAGATGGATACCCGCAGCACGCGCCTTTTGGGCGATACGGGCGATCAGTTCTTCCACCTTTTTGCCGACTACCATCATCAGATCGGCCAACTCGTCGATGATGATGACGATGGTTTCCAGCTGTTCCAGCGGCTCCGGGGCATCCGGGGTCAGGCTGAACGGATTGGGGATTTTCTCGCCGCGCTTGTCGGCGTCGATAATTTTCTGGTTGTAGCCGGCCAGATTGCGCACGCCCAGCTTGGACATGCGCTTGTAGCGGCGTTCCATTTCAGCCACCGCCCAGTTCAGCGCGTGTCCGGCCTGACTCATGTCGGTCACCACCGGTGCCAGCAAATGGGGAATGCCTTCGTAGATCGACAGTTCCAGCATCTTCGGATCGATCAGAATCAGCCGCACCTGCTTGGGCGTGGCTTTGTACAGCAGCGACAGGATGGTGGCATTAATACCGACCGATTTACCCGAACCGGTGGTGCCAGCCACCAGCAAATGGGGCATTTTGGCCAGATCGGCCACGATAGGATTGCCGCCGATGTCCTTGCCCAGCGCAATCGTCAGGTTGGAAACGCCGTCGTGATAGACCTTGGAGCTGAGAATTTCGGTCAGCCGCACGATCTGCCGTTTCGGGTTCGGCAGTTCCAGTCCCATGTAATTTTTGCCGGGGATTACTTCCACCACCCGAATCGAGGTCAGCGACAAGGAACGCGCCAGATCGCGCGCCAGACCGACGATCTGGCTGCCCTTGACGCCGGTTGCCGGTTCAATTTCATAGCGCGTGATGACCGGGCCAGGATAGGCCGCGATGACCTTGACCACCACGCCGAAATCGGACAATTTCTTTTCAATCAGCCGGCTGTTGAATTCCATCGTCTCCACGCTGACGGTCTGCTGCACCGGCGGCGCTTCGTCCAGCAGGGACAGCGGCGGCAAGCTACCGTCGTCGTCGTCATGGAACAAAGTACTCTGCTTTTCCTTTTCGATGCGCTCGGATTTCGGTACCGAGATGACTTGCGGTTCAATCCGTACCGGCTGCGCGTTTTCCTTTGCGGCGCGTTCATGCACCAGAACCTCTTCGCGCTTGACGGCGGCAACATGGCCCAGTTTGCGGTCTTCCCATGCCGACAGGAAATTTTTGGCCCACAACAGTGTATTTTCCAGCCCGGCACCGATACGCTCGACGACCGTCAGCCAGGAAACATGAAAAAACAGGCTGAATCCCATGCCGAACAGCAACAGCAATACCAGCGTTGCCCCTGTAAAACCCAGTCCCGTCTGCGCGCTACCGCCGATCAGCTGACCCAGCACGCCGCCGGGAGGGCGCGGCAAGGCCGTTTTCAGGCTGTACAGGCGCATGTATTCGATACCTACGCTGCTGGCGACCAGAAAAACGAAGCCGGCCAGCCGGGCAACGGCTTCCAGAGGATGAATTACCGGTTTTTTGCTTTCCACCAGGAAACGCACCGAGAGCTTGCGGTAGTCCAGCCACAGCAGACGTCCCAGCAAGACGCACCACCACCATGCCGATAAACCGAAGATGTAAAGCAACAGGTCTGCCACCCATGCGCCTATGCGCCCGCCCCAGTTATGCAGATGCGGCACAGTGGCCGCATACGACCAGCTAGGATCGCTTTTGGAATAGCTGAGCAGAATAATGATCAGGTAAAAAGTCAGTGCGCCCAGAGCCAGCCAGCGTGCTTCGTACAACAGGCGCACCAGCCAGCTGGGCATGGGGGCCGCTTCGGGCTTGGCGTTGCGGGTATAGGACTGGGATGCTTTGCTCATAAATCCGTGGCTAAAGTGGTGCGGGAATGATGCGGGATAGTGCGGAATGCCAGGGCGTAACGGGAACGTCCCGAACTGCCCGCGCAGCAGTGCATCGCCACCTGTCAATCCGCAGTGCCTTATTCAGTGCGTTGCTTAGTGCATTACTTAGTGCATTACTCAGTTCGTCATTGTAACGGCGATTGCCCGGAACGCCCCAATCCATGCTGCGGGACGGAAGAGTAAGCCTAACTATCAGATAGCGACAATCCATCGGGCAAGGCGAGGCATTAGTCTATAATTTGCCCACTTCCGCAGTGCAATATCAGCCTGCCCGGCGCACATGGCCCGGGTTTGGTCCATACCAAGCGCAATGCGGACTCATTTGAGACTTATCCAGATTGAGACTTATCCAGACCCGAAGAGCACCCTATGACCACGACCAAACACGCTAAAGTACTCATCCTTGGCTCCGGCCCCGCCGGTTACAGCGCCGCCGTCTATGCCGCGCGCGCCAATCTGAATCCGGTGCTGATCACCGGTGTGGAGCAAGGCGGCCAGCTGATGACCACCACCGATGTGGAAAACTGGCCCGGCGATCCGCTCGGCGTGCAAGGCCCGGAACTGATGCAGCGCCTGTTGCAGCATGCGGAAAAATTCAATACCGAAATCATTTTCGACCACATCCACACCACCCTGCTGAGCGAAAAGCCGATCCGTCTGATCGGCGATCAGGGCGAATACACCTGTGATGCGCTGATCATCGCGACCGGCGCGTCGGCCCAGTATCTGGGTCTGGAGTCCGAACAGGCCTTCATGGGTAAAGGCGTGTCGGCTTGCGCGACTTGCGACGGATTTTTCTATCGCGGCCGCGAAGTGGCGGTCATCGGCGGCGGCAATACGGCAGTGGAAGAAGCGCTGTATTTGTCCAATATCGCCAGCAAAGTGACGATCATCCATCGTCGCGACAAATTCCGCGCCGAGCCGATTCTGATCGACCGCCTCATGCACAAGGTGACCGAAGGCAAAATCGAGGTCAAATGGCATAGCACGCTGGCAGAAGTCGTCGGCGACGAAAGCGGAGTGACTGGCATCACGATCAAGTCCGAACTCGACGGCGCGCACCTCACCCTCCCGGTACACGGTCTGTTCGTGGCGATTGGTCACAAGCCCAACACCGGCATCTTCGATGGCCAGCTGGAAATGACTAACGGCTATCTGAAAACCAAGGCCGGTACCGAAGGCAATGCGACGGCCACCAGCGTCCCCGGCGTGTTTGCTGCCGGCGACGTGCAGGATCATATTTACCGCCAGGCGATCACCAGTGCCGGTACCGGCTGCATGGCGGCGCTCGATGCGCAGCGTTATCTGGAAAGTCTGGAATAAGCGCCAGCAGACGCCTCCTGAGCACAAACTCAACATACAGCGTCTGCAAAGCCAGCACCCCCCCGGAGCGACTTCGCCATGCCCGCATCCATCAAGGATTTTACCGATCTGAAATCCCTGCGCCGCGATTTGCAAGCGCAGGAAAAGACACGTCGGGAAGCGGAAGCGCTGCGGCTCATCCAGCAAGAACAATTGCGTGTGGAAGCGGATTTATTCCGCAGCAGCATCGGCATCGTCGCGCCCCTGCCCGGCAACGGCAAGCTGCCTCCTGTGCCAGCCCGTCCGCTGCCGATTGCCCGCCACCATCTGGCCGATGAGCAAGCGGCGCTGATGGAGTCGATTTCCGACGATTTCACCGCCGAAACTCTCATTGAAAGCGATGCCTCGCTCAGTTTCGCCCGCAACGGCGTGAGTCTGGAAGTGGTGCGCAAACTGCGGCGCGGCCACTGGACAATTCAGGCGCAGCTCGATCTGCATGGCATGCGCCGCGAAGAAGCGCGTGATTCTTTGGGCGAGTTTCTGCGTCAGGCGCGACAAGGCGGCCTGCGCTGCGTGCGCGTGATTCACGGCAAGGGATTGGGTTCGGTCAACCGCGAACCGGTTCTGAAAGAAAAGGTGCGCAACTGGCTGGCACAAAAAGAAGAAGTGATGGCATTCTGCCAGGCGCGCGCCGCCGATGGTGGCTCGGGCGCGCTGGTGGTGCTACTGAAGTCGGGAACCTCCGCCGCCTGAGCGCGACGGAGAAAATTTCTGTCTAGACTGCCGCCGTACCAGTTTCGCCGGTACGAATCCGAATGACCTGCTCGACATCCAGCACAAAAATCTTGCCGTCGCCGATCTTGCCGGTATGCGCGGCCTTGATGATCGCGTCTACTGCGGCACTGGCGACCGCATCATCGAGCACGACTTCAATCTTGATCTTAGGCAAGAAATCGACCACATACTCTGCGCCGCGATACAACTCGGTATGGCCTTTCTGACGGCCGAACCCCTTAACGTCGGTCACGGTCAGGCCGGAGACGCCGACTTCACTCAGCGCTTCCCGTACTTCGTCCAGCTTAAAGGGTTTGATGATGGCGATGATTTGTTTCATGAGGGGCTCCTGAAGGACGGGTTGCAACAGCGATAGGGTTAATCGTGGATCAGTTTGTAACAATAAGGCCTATTGTAGAGCGCATTGCCCTACAACGTCAGAATTGCCCTCGCCAAAGAGAAAAGTATTCCCGGCATCTCCGCTCATCCAGAGGCCATTGCACTCAATGTACGCTCAATTGCCCGTAAAGTTCGTTCGCCCGCAGCAGATGGCTCCGCATCGCTTCCGCCGCTGCATCAGCATCATGCAGAGCAATCGCATCGACGATGCGCTGATGTTCGGCCAGTGTCAGTTCTTCCGCGCCCGGTGCGCGCACC harbors:
- the fdxA gene encoding ferredoxin FdxA, which gives rise to MTFVVTDSCIACKYTDCVSVCPMDCFIEGPNFMVIDPTTCIDCSMCVPECPVGAIYHDIDLPEQQRHFTAINATLARHPDWKPLTQAHAPLPDHEKWRTVQNKIGMLKNVEETTALT
- a CDS encoding DNA translocase FtsK, whose translation is MSKASQSYTRNAKPEAAPMPSWLVRLLYEARWLALGALTFYLIIILLSYSKSDPSWSYAATVPHLHNWGGRIGAWVADLLLYIFGLSAWWWCVLLGRLLWLDYRKLSVRFLVESKKPVIHPLEAVARLAGFVFLVASSVGIEYMRLYSLKTALPRPPGGVLGQLIGGSAQTGLGFTGATLVLLLLFGMGFSLFFHVSWLTVVERIGAGLENTLLWAKNFLSAWEDRKLGHVAAVKREEVLVHERAAKENAQPVRIEPQVISVPKSERIEKEKQSTLFHDDDDGSLPPLSLLDEAPPVQQTVSVETMEFNSRLIEKKLSDFGVVVKVIAAYPGPVITRYEIEPATGVKGSQIVGLARDLARSLSLTSIRVVEVIPGKNYMGLELPNPKRQIVRLTEILSSKVYHDGVSNLTIALGKDIGGNPIVADLAKMPHLLVAGTTGSGKSVGINATILSLLYKATPKQVRLILIDPKMLELSIYEGIPHLLAPVVTDMSQAGHALNWAVAEMERRYKRMSKLGVRNLAGYNQKIIDADKRGEKIPNPFSLTPDAPEPLEQLETIVIIIDELADLMMVVGKKVEELIARIAQKARAAGIHLILATQRPSVDVITGLIKANIPTRIAFQVSSKIDSRTILDQMGAEALLGMGDMLYMPPGTGLPIRVHGAFVSDEEVHRVVDYLKAQGEPNYIEGILEGGVMDDADGAVGGGASAGGEADELYDQAVAVVLKNRRPSISLVQRHLRIGYNRAARLLEQMEQSGLVSAMQSNGNRDILVPVGAANNEE
- a CDS encoding replication-associated recombination protein A, whose amino-acid sequence is MNSAPLAERLRPRTLDDVIGQQHLLSAGKPLRVAFESGEPHSMILWGPPGVGKTTLARLMADSFNAEFIALSAVLSGVKDIREAVERAQVIKANSGRRTILFVDEVHRFNKSQQDAFLPHVESGLFTFIGATTENPSFEVNGALLSRAAVYVLKSLTDEDLSQLIDRAASAELGGLSFDGDAKASLIASADGDGRKLLNNLEIVARAASAKQQTQVDAALLIECLGDTLRRFDKGGDAFYDQISALHKSVRGSSPDGALYWLTRMLDGGVDARYLARRIVRMAWEDIGLADPRAMQIANDAAATYERLGSPEGELALAQAVIYLAIAAKSNAGYMAYNAARAFVAKDKSRGVPEHLRNAPTKLMKELGYGKLYRYAHDEPEAYAAGETYLPEGMAEPHWYRPVPRGLEAKIAEKMAHLRWLDEEAGKA
- the lolA gene encoding outer membrane lipoprotein chaperone LolA; the encoded protein is MSSHPFLQRPAHLLGAAALTLALLPTLAMASALEQFKSFTTTTQSAKGEFSQRLVKTESGKAKVSSASTGTFVFARPGKFIWTYQKPYDQLLQADGEKLYIYDKDLNQVTTKKLDNALGSSPAAILFGSNDLEKNFTLKEGASKDGLEWLQATPKTKDTTFDSISIGLRNGLPEAMELHDSFGQVTLLTLSHFEKNPALNATTFRFVVPKGADVFNN
- the serS gene encoding serine--tRNA ligase, producing MIDIQLLRKDIAGVAERLAARKFILDVDAFNAMEGERKQIQTRTEELQGKRNALSKQIGMLKGQGKDAAEPMAEANGVNDELKTSSLRLDQLQLQLSDFLLTLPNLPHASVPPGTDESGNVELRKVGTPRTFDFEVRDHVDVGAAVGLDFDVAVKLTGSRFAVMKGGIARLHRALAQFMLDTHVDEHGYTECYTPYIVNADSLRGTGQLPKFEADLFAVKKGGQEGEAETAALYLIPTAEVPLTNLVRDEILAADALPLKMTAHSPCFRSEAGSYGRDTRGMIRQHQFDKVEMVQVVHPEQSYVALEEMLGHAESILKKLGLPYRVITLCTGDMGFGSAKTYDIEVWLPAQGTYREISSVSNCEAFQARRMQARFRNAQGKPELAHTLNGSGLAVGRTLVALLENYQQADGSVEIPEVLHPYLGGLTRLTPQA
- a CDS encoding GGDEF domain-containing protein, which gives rise to MVPYNSTSLFSDAPPLTSLQSPTSSASDAHALAHLMEIVSERRLHALFQPIIRMQSGEVIGYEGLIRGPSNSPLHSPLNLFKVARANGMSVQVEHLCRHIVMSQFAKSGLPGRLFLNVSPGTLVHPEARQGETLRYLNELGINPERIIIELTENEPTYDYTLLRNAAMHYRSMGFQIAIDDLGEGFSSLRLWSELRPEYVKVDMHFIQGINLDPMKLQFVRSIQEIAEKSGCMVIAEGIETQAELLTVRDMGIACGQGYHIGRPHIAPSTSISDEMVKLLRREKTPLPANNAHGKNRATVLKLLRVVTPISPDMPNDQVYALFVNNPDLQTLPVVSDSIPVGLINRYSMVERYARLYGRELHGKKSCTFFMDSQPLLTDQHTSLQDLSHILVQAEAHHLANGFIITDEGRYLGMGSGHDLLREITQMQMDAARYANPLTQLPGNVPINEHIEYLLQNGVHFCICYCDLDHFKPFNDIYGYRRGDDMIQMTGRILSEHCDPDHDFIGHIGGDDFLIMFQSPDWQNRCEKILAEFGKVSAVFYNEDDRLREGYFSENRKGGREFNPLVSLSLGAVLIEPGQYSSPHQIASAATKAKKLAKKTPGNSLFIEQRAPVSFAWAT
- a CDS encoding Smr/MutS family protein, which encodes MPASIKDFTDLKSLRRDLQAQEKTRREAEALRLIQQEQLRVEADLFRSSIGIVAPLPGNGKLPPVPARPLPIARHHLADEQAALMESISDDFTAETLIESDASLSFARNGVSLEVVRKLRRGHWTIQAQLDLHGMRREEARDSLGEFLRQARQGGLRCVRVIHGKGLGSVNREPVLKEKVRNWLAQKEEVMAFCQARAADGGSGALVVLLKSGTSAA
- the trxB gene encoding thioredoxin-disulfide reductase gives rise to the protein MTTTKHAKVLILGSGPAGYSAAVYAARANLNPVLITGVEQGGQLMTTTDVENWPGDPLGVQGPELMQRLLQHAEKFNTEIIFDHIHTTLLSEKPIRLIGDQGEYTCDALIIATGASAQYLGLESEQAFMGKGVSACATCDGFFYRGREVAVIGGGNTAVEEALYLSNIASKVTIIHRRDKFRAEPILIDRLMHKVTEGKIEVKWHSTLAEVVGDESGVTGITIKSELDGAHLTLPVHGLFVAIGHKPNTGIFDGQLEMTNGYLKTKAGTEGNATATSVPGVFAAGDVQDHIYRQAITSAGTGCMAALDAQRYLESLE
- a CDS encoding P-II family nitrogen regulator, which gives rise to MKQIIAIIKPFKLDEVREALSEVGVSGLTVTDVKGFGRQKGHTELYRGAEYVVDFLPKIKIEVVLDDAVASAAVDAIIKAAHTGKIGDGKIFVLDVEQVIRIRTGETGTAAV